A stretch of the Panthera uncia isolate 11264 chromosome D1, Puncia_PCG_1.0, whole genome shotgun sequence genome encodes the following:
- the MAJIN gene encoding membrane-anchored junction protein isoform X1: MDFPGAPGWLRSCGVLDFSSGGHRQPPVGYHLEAMSLKPFTYPFPETRFLHAGPNVYKFKIRYGNSIRGEEIEDKEVILKELEDSIRVVLGNLDNLQPFATEHFIVFPYKSKWERVSHLKFKYGEIVLAPYPSVFTLYVEMKWFREKPSPGKPINDSPLGLESGSSLKVPAETKAAGAMMRKRARVEVPSPLHRPELDRAKMGISSQGPSKKRPLMETRRNMERKTKQKCQESPTFDITDVQEQDSKLGDSLVRQIIPPLQQDNPSPPERPAELATNGFFGFLSSLFPFRYFFGKSSR, from the exons ATGGActttccaggggcgcccgggtggctcaggagTTGTggggttcttgatttcagctcaggaggTCATCGGCAACccccggttg gCTATCATTTGGAAGCAATGAGTTTAAAACCCTTCACCTACCCGTTTCCAGAGACGAGGTTTCTTCACGCAGGACCCAATGTGTATAAATTCAAAATTAGATATGGCAACAGTATCAG AGGGGAAGAGATAGAAGATAAGGAAGTCATCCTCAAGGAGCTGGAG gattctATTCGTGTGGTCTTGGGAAACTTGGACAATCTGCAGCCATTTGCTACAGAACACTTCATTGTATTTCCCT ATAAAAGCAAATGGGAAAGAGTGTCCCACCTGAAATTCAAATATGGGGAAATCGTCTTGGCCCCCTATCCATCTGTTTTTACTCTGTATGTGGAGATGAAATGGTTTCGTGAAAAGCCGTCACCTG GGAAACCAATAAATGACAGTCCTCTTGGATTG GAGTCTGGTTCCTCTCTGAAGGTGCCGGCGGAGACGAAAGCAGCAGGAGCCATGATGAGAAAACGAGCACGAGTGGAAGTACCCAGCCCCCTGCACAGGCCAGAGCTGGACAG GGCCAAGATGGGGATTTCCAGCCAAGGCCCCAGCAAAAAGAGGCCCCTTATGGAAACCAGGAGG AACATGGAAAGAAAAACCAAGCAGAAATGTCAGGAGAGCCCAACGTTTGATATCACTGATGTCCAGGAACAGG ATTCTAAGCTGGGGGACAGCCTAGTGAGACAGATCATCCCCCCATTGCAGCAAGACAATCCATCTCCACCGGAAAGGCCCGCAGAGCTGGCAACCAATGGCTTCTTTGGGTTTCTAAG ctctctcttcccctttcgtTATTTCTTCGGAAAGAGCAGCCGGTGA
- the MAJIN gene encoding membrane-anchored junction protein isoform X2 — translation MDFPGAPGWLRSCGVLDFSSGGHRQPPVGYHLEAMSLKPFTYPFPETRFLHAGPNVYKFKIRYGNSIRGEEIEDKEVILKELEDSIRVVLGNLDNLQPFATEHFIVFPYKSKWERVSHLKFKYGEIVLAPYPSVFTLYVEMKWFREKPSPGKPINDSPLGLVPAETKAAGAMMRKRARVEVPSPLHRPELDRAKMGISSQGPSKKRPLMETRRNMERKTKQKCQESPTFDITDVQEQDSKLGDSLVRQIIPPLQQDNPSPPERPAELATNGFFGFLSSLFPFRYFFGKSSR, via the exons ATGGActttccaggggcgcccgggtggctcaggagTTGTggggttcttgatttcagctcaggaggTCATCGGCAACccccggttg gCTATCATTTGGAAGCAATGAGTTTAAAACCCTTCACCTACCCGTTTCCAGAGACGAGGTTTCTTCACGCAGGACCCAATGTGTATAAATTCAAAATTAGATATGGCAACAGTATCAG AGGGGAAGAGATAGAAGATAAGGAAGTCATCCTCAAGGAGCTGGAG gattctATTCGTGTGGTCTTGGGAAACTTGGACAATCTGCAGCCATTTGCTACAGAACACTTCATTGTATTTCCCT ATAAAAGCAAATGGGAAAGAGTGTCCCACCTGAAATTCAAATATGGGGAAATCGTCTTGGCCCCCTATCCATCTGTTTTTACTCTGTATGTGGAGATGAAATGGTTTCGTGAAAAGCCGTCACCTG GGAAACCAATAAATGACAGTCCTCTTGGATTG GTGCCGGCGGAGACGAAAGCAGCAGGAGCCATGATGAGAAAACGAGCACGAGTGGAAGTACCCAGCCCCCTGCACAGGCCAGAGCTGGACAG GGCCAAGATGGGGATTTCCAGCCAAGGCCCCAGCAAAAAGAGGCCCCTTATGGAAACCAGGAGG AACATGGAAAGAAAAACCAAGCAGAAATGTCAGGAGAGCCCAACGTTTGATATCACTGATGTCCAGGAACAGG ATTCTAAGCTGGGGGACAGCCTAGTGAGACAGATCATCCCCCCATTGCAGCAAGACAATCCATCTCCACCGGAAAGGCCCGCAGAGCTGGCAACCAATGGCTTCTTTGGGTTTCTAAG ctctctcttcccctttcgtTATTTCTTCGGAAAGAGCAGCCGGTGA
- the MAJIN gene encoding membrane-anchored junction protein isoform X3 — MSLKPFTYPFPETRFLHAGPNVYKFKIRYGNSIRGEEIEDKEVILKELEDSIRVVLGNLDNLQPFATEHFIVFPYKSKWERVSHLKFKYGEIVLAPYPSVFTLYVEMKWFREKPSPGKPINDSPLGLESGSSLKVPAETKAAGAMMRKRARVEVPSPLHRPELDRAKMGISSQGPSKKRPLMETRRNMERKTKQKCQESPTFDITDVQEQDSKLGDSLVRQIIPPLQQDNPSPPERPAELATNGFFGFLSSLFPFRYFFGKSSR; from the exons ATGAGTTTAAAACCCTTCACCTACCCGTTTCCAGAGACGAGGTTTCTTCACGCAGGACCCAATGTGTATAAATTCAAAATTAGATATGGCAACAGTATCAG AGGGGAAGAGATAGAAGATAAGGAAGTCATCCTCAAGGAGCTGGAG gattctATTCGTGTGGTCTTGGGAAACTTGGACAATCTGCAGCCATTTGCTACAGAACACTTCATTGTATTTCCCT ATAAAAGCAAATGGGAAAGAGTGTCCCACCTGAAATTCAAATATGGGGAAATCGTCTTGGCCCCCTATCCATCTGTTTTTACTCTGTATGTGGAGATGAAATGGTTTCGTGAAAAGCCGTCACCTG GGAAACCAATAAATGACAGTCCTCTTGGATTG GAGTCTGGTTCCTCTCTGAAGGTGCCGGCGGAGACGAAAGCAGCAGGAGCCATGATGAGAAAACGAGCACGAGTGGAAGTACCCAGCCCCCTGCACAGGCCAGAGCTGGACAG GGCCAAGATGGGGATTTCCAGCCAAGGCCCCAGCAAAAAGAGGCCCCTTATGGAAACCAGGAGG AACATGGAAAGAAAAACCAAGCAGAAATGTCAGGAGAGCCCAACGTTTGATATCACTGATGTCCAGGAACAGG ATTCTAAGCTGGGGGACAGCCTAGTGAGACAGATCATCCCCCCATTGCAGCAAGACAATCCATCTCCACCGGAAAGGCCCGCAGAGCTGGCAACCAATGGCTTCTTTGGGTTTCTAAG ctctctcttcccctttcgtTATTTCTTCGGAAAGAGCAGCCGGTGA
- the GPHA2 gene encoding glycoprotein hormone alpha-2: MKADPQEGVAPESWQIKIRRASTVWRPTEDLRNPLSKPLGSWALEVIPMASPQMLLLCLLVLAVTEGWGRQVAIPGCHLHPFNVTVRSDRQGTCQGSHVAQACVGHCESSAFPSRYSVLVASGYRHNVTSVSQCCTISGLKKVKVQLQCGGDRREELEIFTARACQCDMCRLSRY; the protein is encoded by the exons ATGAAAGCTGATCCCCAAGAGGGCGTGGCTCCAGAAAGCTGGCAAATAAAAATCCGGAGAGCCAGCACCGTCTGGAGACCAACAGAGGACCTGAGGAACCCGCTCAGCAAGCCACTCGGTTCCTGGGCCTTGGAAGTG ATACCCATGGCCTCCCCCCAAATGCTGCTCCTCTGCCTGCTGGTCCTGGCAGTCACCGAAGGCTGGGGTCGGCAGGTGGCCATCCCAGGCTGCCACTTGCACC CCTTCAACGTGACAGTGCGAAGTGACCGCCAAGGCACCTGCCAGGGCTCCCATGTGGCACAGGCTTGTGTGGGACACTGTGAGTCTAGCGCCTTCCCTTCCCGGTACTCTGTGCTGGTGGCCAGTGGCTATCGGCATAACGTCACCTCTGTCTCTCAGTGCTGTACCATCAGTGGCCTGAAGAAG GTAAAGGTGCAGCTGCAGTGTGGGGGGGACCGGAGGGAGGAGCTGGAGATCTTCACGGCCAGGGCCTGCCAGTGTGACATGTGTCGCCTCTCGCGCTACtag